One window from the genome of Malacoplasma penetrans HF-2 encodes:
- a CDS encoding transposase: MGSLNKKGKLNPKTLSNKTGYSIKQSRRFIKSFKDNTFLISHKNKNKENVNKIKDEVKRSIIEKYIEVTTPCKEMSDGHYEMTHLDFYLDEIKDKFNVKYGFVNKLLNENFLLTSYSKRIIRKTMKKKLKEGNLAELKIQEKILEFLRKYKPTYTEYLKTKNPPYVKHNYDFGHIVEVDACISVWIGIKKYYIYHAIDAGTGKLLGFWIDDEETNFGYCKLLKQVLEKYGAPNIIKTDRRKTFWSKNSVTNLTYCLNKLEIQVKSESQPTFKANVERSFKNAQQIYYKLFLKHGLNTKEKIQKNYQLIVDAYNQRYKKSEKGKRNQFIKLSKDDLKDLFYTTKICKVLKGFYFFHNGKAMGLFTKEDKRVSMKNQILLRTNMLTGEKFVLDKNTKYFAREINDDLLNEYINEIQDNEFLKLEKIKRKSIAASKAIYQKNENTRIALERWSNSLKEREEKIKIREIELSLNI; the protein is encoded by the coding sequence ATGGGTTCTTTGAATAAAAAAGGAAAGTTAAATCCAAAAACTTTAAGTAATAAAACAGGATATTCAATCAAACAGTCTAGAAGGTTTATAAAAAGTTTTAAAGATAATACTTTTTTGATTAGCCATAAAAACAAAAATAAGGAAAATGTTAACAAAATAAAAGATGAAGTAAAAAGATCAATTATAGAGAAATATATTGAAGTAACTACTCCATGCAAAGAAATGAGTGATGGTCATTATGAAATGACTCATTTAGATTTTTATTTAGATGAAATAAAAGACAAGTTTAATGTTAAATACGGATTTGTAAATAAACTTCTAAATGAAAATTTTTTACTCACTTCATATTCAAAAAGGATCATAAGAAAAACTATGAAGAAAAAACTTAAAGAAGGCAATTTAGCAGAGTTAAAAATCCAGGAAAAAATTTTGGAATTTCTAAGAAAATATAAACCAACGTACACAGAATATTTAAAAACTAAAAATCCCCCTTATGTAAAACACAACTATGATTTTGGTCACATAGTTGAAGTAGATGCTTGCATTAGTGTTTGAATAGGAATTAAAAAATATTACATATACCATGCCATTGATGCTGGGACTGGTAAGTTACTAGGTTTTTGAATTGATGATGAGGAAACAAATTTTGGGTATTGTAAACTGCTTAAACAGGTCCTAGAAAAGTATGGGGCTCCAAACATTATAAAAACAGACAGAAGAAAAACATTTTGATCTAAAAATTCAGTTACCAATTTAACTTATTGTTTAAATAAACTAGAAATACAAGTTAAGTCAGAAAGCCAACCAACTTTTAAAGCTAATGTTGAAAGATCATTTAAAAATGCACAACAAATTTATTACAAACTATTTTTAAAACATGGTTTGAATACTAAAGAAAAAATACAAAAGAACTATCAGTTAATTGTTGATGCTTACAATCAAAGATATAAAAAGTCTGAAAAAGGAAAAAGAAACCAATTCATAAAATTAAGTAAAGATGATTTAAAAGACTTGTTCTATACAACTAAGATTTGTAAAGTTCTAAAAGGTTTTTATTTTTTCCATAATGGGAAGGCTATGGGTTTGTTCACCAAAGAAGATAAAAGAGTTAGTATGAAAAATCAAATCTTATTAAGAACCAACATGTTAACAGGTGAAAAATTTGTACTTGATAAAAATACAAAATATTTTGCCAGAGAAATAAATGATGATTTATTAAACGAATATATAAATGAGATTCAGGATAATGAGTTTTTAAAATTAGAAAAAATTAAAAGAAAAAGTATAGCTGCTTCTAAAGCTATTTATCAAAAAAATGAAAACACAAGAATAGCTTTAGAAAGATGAAGCAACAGTTTAAAAGAAAGGGAGGAAAAAATTAAAATTAGAGAAATTGAACTTTCTTTAAATATTTAA
- the rplL gene encoding 50S ribosomal protein L7/L12 has product MAKLSAKDIIDSLKEMSMLEIKDLIEAIETEFGVSAAAPVAVAAAPAGGAAAPSEVTVTLKDVGGNKVAVIKVVREITGLGLMEAKALVDNAPSKVKEGVKLADAENMKKQFAEAGATVEW; this is encoded by the coding sequence ATGGCTAAATTAAGTGCTAAAGATATTATTGACTCATTAAAAGAAATGAGCATGTTAGAAATTAAAGATTTAATCGAAGCAATCGAAACAGAATTTGGTGTTTCTGCTGCTGCACCAGTTGCAGTTGCTGCTGCACCAGCTGGTGGAGCTGCTGCTCCTAGTGAAGTTACTGTAACATTAAAAGATGTTGGTGGTAACAAAGTTGCTGTTATTAAAGTTGTAAGAGAAATTACTGGATTAGGATTAATGGAAGCTAAAGCTTTAGTTGATAATGCTCCTTCTAAAGTTAAAGAAGGTGTTAAACTTGCAGATGCAGAAAACATGAAAAAACAATTCGCAGAAGCTGGCGCAACTGTTGAATGATAA
- the rplJ gene encoding 50S ribosomal protein L10: MKKIIQFKDNLSSEISEQIKSSKSFIIFEYLGLDAATITKLRKDLFKTGSKLLVLKNNILRRALEKANIKEFGDLVGPNAIVWGTEDEIAPLKEVFNLTKDNECIKIKGSYVEGTFLDAQKTMSIASLPNREGLYSMLLSCLTGPIRGVLYALKAVSETKN; this comes from the coding sequence ATGAAAAAAATTATTCAATTTAAAGATAATTTAAGTAGTGAGATTTCTGAACAAATAAAATCATCTAAATCATTTATTATTTTTGAATACTTAGGGCTAGATGCTGCTACTATTACAAAACTAAGAAAAGATTTATTTAAAACTGGTAGTAAATTATTAGTTTTAAAAAATAATATTTTAAGAAGAGCTTTAGAAAAAGCAAATATTAAAGAATTTGGTGATTTAGTTGGACCTAATGCAATTGTTTGAGGAACAGAAGATGAAATTGCTCCTCTTAAAGAAGTTTTTAACTTAACTAAAGACAATGAATGCATCAAAATTAAAGGTTCTTATGTAGAAGGAACTTTCTTAGATGCACAAAAAACTATGTCAATTGCATCACTTCCAAACAGAGAAGGATTATACTCAATGCTATTATCTTGTCTTACAGGACCAATTCGTGGTGTTTTATATGCTTTAAAAGCAGTAAGTGAAACAAAAAATTAA
- a CDS encoding glycerophosphodiester phosphodiesterase has translation MHKKVDISKTHTKILAHRGYSGIAPENTELAFETAVNFGFDGFEIDVHLTKDNQLVVIHDEDTYRTSLVKKMIKDSTLKELKELDQAAFFKINCPKQEILTLKELLDKFLYRISYLNIEIKTDIIVYPNIEKYLDELVKTYDDAYEKIIFSSFNFNSLKTLHELNPKWTNGFLWWTKSQFKAVNPEEIKKVCKYLHPWTEIYKKEKDNYLKLGLPFNLWTIKDAKVYEHYAKDKDVHFLISNYKY, from the coding sequence ATGCATAAAAAAGTAGATATATCAAAAACTCACACTAAAATACTTGCTCATAGAGGCTATAGTGGGATTGCACCTGAAAATACAGAATTAGCATTTGAAACTGCTGTTAATTTTGGATTTGATGGTTTTGAGATTGATGTTCATTTAACCAAAGATAATCAATTAGTTGTTATTCATGATGAAGATACTTATAGAACTAGCTTAGTTAAAAAAATGATTAAAGATTCTACTTTAAAAGAATTAAAAGAACTGGATCAAGCAGCATTTTTTAAAATTAATTGCCCCAAACAAGAAATCTTAACTTTGAAAGAATTGTTAGATAAATTTCTATATAGAATTAGTTATCTAAATATTGAGATTAAAACTGATATTATAGTTTATCCAAATATTGAAAAGTACTTAGATGAATTAGTTAAAACATATGATGATGCATATGAAAAAATTATCTTTTCATCTTTCAATTTCAATTCTTTAAAAACTTTACATGAATTAAACCCTAAATGAACTAATGGTTTTTTATGATGAACTAAATCTCAATTTAAGGCAGTAAATCCAGAAGAGATTAAAAAGGTATGTAAATATCTTCATCCTTGAACTGAAATCTATAAAAAGGAAAAAGATAACTATTTAAAATTAGGATTACCATTTAATTTATGAACTATTAAGGATGCTAAAGTTTATGAACATTATGCAAAAGATAAAGATGTTCATTTCTTAATCAGTAATTACAAATATTAA
- a CDS encoding MFS transporter — MKANKKKDLSMWAKLKSLGPKTIIGILLLGAADCFVIAAPYYLKSLVPNLQVYLNVSEADVSTMTSIIGWVVLLTQLPGGWLADKISSKKLLSIATIMTGVITIWFGTLIIKSRDLDYVNLKIQYFIIFGLWGFATTPLFWTPLWKLVSQQGNKDNQGLVYGLQGSLNGIVGLVFVFGIGTAVSQVIEYNAGNTAITPEALEAQPGLVVPFAIYIYIFAACLLLIGVLVFFFVVEKPTSEKFAVNIKTFARVLQDWKLWALSVFLMGMYMFQSIFAYYLNQMLANVLLMPTVALLVISGFRLYGLRFLVSAWIGKKSDSFRSLTLLLLITLTVGLVIVAIFLFLPGISPSGTLNYFQTLSDGYKLFAMIFMSGLFLISSFLSWVMVTLRYAQMSEIQIPKNSYASANALMSFIGFSSDAWFYQLGSAIASDYTDPNTQVVTQTGYQIIIGIGMIVALIGLVAGFLVYWTNNKQLSKHNINYFRWRALNNA; from the coding sequence ATGAAAGCTAATAAAAAGAAAGATCTTTCAATGTGGGCTAAATTGAAGTCATTAGGTCCTAAAACCATAATTGGGATTTTATTATTAGGTGCAGCAGATTGTTTTGTAATTGCAGCTCCATATTATTTAAAATCTCTTGTACCTAATTTACAAGTCTACTTGAATGTTAGTGAAGCTGATGTAAGTACTATGACTTCTATTATTGGTTGAGTGGTTTTACTAACACAACTTCCTGGTGGGTGGTTAGCTGATAAAATTAGCTCAAAAAAATTGTTATCAATAGCAACCATTATGACTGGAGTTATTACAATTTGATTTGGTACATTGATTATCAAATCAAGAGATTTAGATTATGTGAATTTAAAAATCCAATACTTTATAATTTTTGGACTTTGAGGATTTGCAACAACTCCATTATTTTGAACACCTTTATGAAAACTTGTTTCACAACAAGGTAATAAAGATAACCAAGGTTTAGTTTATGGTTTACAAGGTTCATTAAATGGAATTGTAGGTTTAGTATTTGTATTTGGAATTGGAACTGCAGTTAGTCAAGTAATTGAATACAATGCTGGTAATACTGCTATTACTCCTGAAGCTTTAGAAGCACAACCTGGTCTTGTAGTTCCTTTTGCAATTTACATTTATATCTTTGCAGCATGTTTGTTATTAATTGGTGTATTAGTATTCTTCTTTGTAGTTGAAAAACCTACATCTGAAAAATTTGCTGTTAATATTAAAACTTTTGCTAGAGTTTTACAAGATTGAAAACTTTGAGCATTATCAGTATTCTTAATGGGAATGTATATGTTCCAATCTATTTTTGCATATTATTTAAATCAAATGCTAGCTAATGTTCTATTAATGCCAACAGTTGCATTGCTAGTAATTTCAGGTTTTAGATTATATGGTTTAAGATTTTTGGTAAGTGCATGAATTGGTAAAAAATCTGATTCATTTAGAAGCTTAACATTATTACTTTTAATTACTTTAACAGTAGGGTTAGTAATTGTTGCAATCTTCTTATTCTTACCTGGTATTTCACCGAGTGGAACATTAAACTACTTCCAAACTTTAAGCGATGGTTATAAATTATTTGCAATGATATTCATGTCAGGATTATTCTTAATTTCTTCATTCCTATCATGAGTAATGGTAACTTTAAGATATGCACAAATGAGTGAAATCCAAATACCAAAAAATAGTTATGCTTCAGCAAATGCTTTAATGTCATTTATTGGATTTAGTAGTGATGCATGATTTTATCAACTAGGAAGTGCAATAGCATCAGATTATACTGATCCTAATACTCAAGTTGTTACTCAAACAGGTTATCAAATAATTATAGGAATTGGGATGATAGTTGCTTTAATTGGGTTGGTTGCAGGATTTTTAGTGTATTGAACTAATAACAAACAACTAAGTAAACACAATATTAATTACTTTAGATGAAGAGCTTTAAACAATGCATAA
- a CDS encoding TM2 domain-containing protein yields the protein MEGKKQKKKYFLTQEEIIEDSKKANELKQQGLIYDREIPEYWSSGTSPYKKKTNLLLAIFLGFFGADRFYLKKYISAFIKLFFILIVTPVSIYLTVDPNLALYAAYPDIVIVFSILFYGTAAAFYFGDIVIGIVKPRDYDFQNLN from the coding sequence ATGGAAGGTAAAAAGCAAAAGAAAAAATATTTTCTTACACAAGAAGAAATTATTGAAGATTCTAAAAAAGCTAATGAGCTAAAACAACAAGGTTTAATTTATGATCGTGAAATTCCAGAGTATTGGTCTTCTGGAACATCTCCATATAAAAAGAAAACTAATTTATTATTAGCTATTTTTTTAGGATTTTTTGGTGCTGATCGTTTCTACTTGAAAAAGTACATCTCAGCATTTATCAAACTATTTTTTATTCTAATTGTTACACCAGTTAGTATTTATTTAACAGTAGATCCTAATTTGGCACTGTATGCTGCATACCCTGATATTGTAATAGTATTTTCAATACTATTCTATGGTACTGCGGCTGCTTTTTATTTTGGTGACATTGTTATAGGGATTGTCAAACCAAGAGATTATGATTTTCAAAATTTAAATTAA
- a CDS encoding AAA family ATPase yields MDLFNSKKKIREEVSKALDEKLLEVSKEIIHHLEHGITSKDLKVTLESMEIKDIELRDAKKQHFLFETVLKLIAKNFNVYLYSAPGVGKTYMAQEIAKTLKLDFYFSGAVLEPYKLVGYKSAKGDYIETDFYRCFKNGGLFLFDEMDASNPEALITINAALANGFLDFPVGRVIAHERFRLIGAGNTNGIDIGNGYTARQQLDIATLDRFIFLEMPYDEKLEEKFARGYPFGKQYFDRFIAARKIVIAEKLPLICSTRSLILGLRLISIGHSWKEAFEMTILKTALPKIKERIYALIEGFMRKETGSPITVIEKTDVAKKTVARGPVPKKTAAR; encoded by the coding sequence ATGGATTTATTCAATAGTAAAAAAAAGATAAGAGAGGAAGTTTCCAAAGCCTTAGATGAAAAGCTTTTAGAAGTTTCTAAAGAGATTATTCATCATCTGGAGCATGGAATAACTTCCAAAGATTTAAAAGTAACTTTAGAGTCAATGGAAATCAAAGACATTGAACTAAGAGATGCTAAAAAACAACACTTTTTATTTGAGACTGTTTTAAAATTAATAGCTAAAAATTTTAATGTTTATTTATACTCTGCACCAGGTGTAGGGAAAACTTATATGGCTCAAGAAATTGCTAAGACTTTAAAACTAGATTTTTATTTTAGTGGAGCAGTATTAGAACCATATAAATTAGTAGGATACAAAAGTGCAAAAGGTGATTATATAGAAACTGATTTTTACCGTTGTTTTAAAAATGGTGGATTATTTTTATTTGATGAAATGGATGCATCAAACCCAGAAGCTTTAATTACAATTAATGCTGCACTTGCTAATGGCTTTTTAGACTTCCCTGTGGGAAGAGTAATTGCTCATGAAAGATTTAGATTAATTGGTGCTGGTAATACTAATGGGATAGATATTGGTAATGGATATACTGCAAGACAACAACTTGATATTGCTACTCTTGACCGTTTTATCTTCTTAGAAATGCCATATGATGAAAAATTAGAAGAAAAGTTTGCTAGAGGTTACCCTTTTGGAAAACAATACTTTGATAGATTTATTGCTGCTAGAAAAATTGTAATTGCTGAAAAATTACCATTAATTTGTTCAACAAGATCCTTAATTTTAGGTCTAAGACTTATTTCGATTGGCCACTCTTGAAAAGAAGCTTTTGAGATGACAATTTTAAAAACTGCACTTCCTAAAATTAAAGAAAGAATTTATGCATTAATTGAAGGCTTTATGAGAAAAGAAACTGGAAGTCCAATTACTGTTATTGAAAAAACAGATGTTGCAAAGAAAACAGTTGCTAGAGGTCCAGTTCCTAAAAAAACTGCAGCTAGATAA
- a CDS encoding phosphoribosyltransferase yields the protein MYQDCFAKILFSYEEIKDVIKKLSFELNAYYKSFENSDVVVIPILDSSVIFAGHLLPLLDFSTIFKTVKMTFLGHKSVSKNSNIKVIANFDPLEIKGHKILILDTIIDTGVRLQKVCDFIKNCDVEEIKTCTLFNKISDYKDKYKPDWIGTNIPNEWVAGFGLDSRDKYRNFKHLGVVKIEKR from the coding sequence ATGTACCAAGATTGCTTTGCTAAAATTTTATTTTCTTATGAAGAAATAAAGGATGTAATAAAAAAACTATCTTTTGAATTAAATGCTTATTACAAAAGTTTTGAAAATAGTGATGTTGTTGTAATTCCAATTTTAGATTCAAGTGTTATCTTTGCAGGACACTTGTTACCATTATTGGATTTTTCAACAATTTTTAAAACTGTTAAAATGACTTTTTTAGGTCATAAATCAGTTTCTAAAAATTCTAATATTAAAGTGATTGCAAATTTTGATCCTTTAGAAATTAAAGGACACAAGATATTAATATTAGACACTATTATTGATACTGGAGTAAGACTTCAAAAGGTTTGTGATTTCATTAAAAATTGTGATGTAGAAGAAATTAAAACATGTACATTATTTAATAAGATAAGTGATTATAAAGACAAATATAAACCTGATTGAATAGGCACAAACATTCCGAATGAATGAGTTGCTGGATTTGGATTAGATAGCAGAGATAAATACAGAAACTTTAAACATTTGGGTGTTGTAAAAATTGAAAAAAGATAA
- the purB gene encoding adenylosuccinate lyase, producing MIKRYEVPIISKIWSDENKFNTWLKIEKCVINYFYVSKKIDEQTFNLLNEKMSFDLNEIYEIEKNTKHDVIAFLRAISLNIKEDSVKKWIHYGLTSTDVVDTANAVMLKETNLLIIEAIKNLMKELKKKAFKYKDLVQIGRTHGIHGEPTSFGYKFAIWYDELNRNLERLNLARKEVEVGKISGAVGTFANTGLKLQDYVCKKLKINSSNASTQIIQRDNHAFYFATLAVIASTVEKIATELRHLSRTEVSEVSEFFDINQKGSSAMPHKKNPISLENICGLSRMIKAYSNVALENNDLWHERDISHSSNERIMFLDATTLTYYVIERLTKVIANLNVYVKNIQKNLKLTNGLIYSQALLLKLLENENLSREFVYDEIQKIALLCFNNNLDFKSEILKSKLADGLTEKDINFIFDEKHHLKYINDIYKRIFR from the coding sequence ATGATTAAAAGATATGAAGTTCCTATAATTTCTAAAATTTGATCAGATGAAAATAAATTTAACACTTGATTGAAAATTGAAAAGTGTGTAATTAACTATTTTTATGTGAGTAAAAAAATTGATGAACAAACATTTAATTTATTAAATGAAAAAATGTCTTTTGATTTAAATGAAATTTATGAAATTGAAAAAAACACTAAACATGATGTTATTGCTTTTTTAAGAGCAATATCTTTAAACATAAAAGAAGACAGTGTTAAGAAGTGAATTCATTATGGTTTAACTTCAACAGATGTTGTAGATACTGCAAATGCAGTGATGCTTAAAGAAACAAATTTGTTAATTATTGAAGCAATTAAAAACTTAATGAAGGAACTAAAAAAGAAAGCTTTTAAATATAAAGATTTAGTTCAAATAGGTAGAACTCATGGGATCCATGGAGAACCTACTAGTTTTGGTTATAAATTTGCAATTTGATATGATGAATTAAATAGAAACTTAGAAAGATTAAATCTTGCTAGAAAAGAAGTTGAGGTTGGAAAGATTAGTGGTGCTGTTGGTACATTTGCAAACACTGGATTAAAACTTCAAGATTATGTTTGTAAGAAACTAAAGATTAATTCATCGAATGCTTCTACTCAAATTATTCAAAGAGATAATCATGCATTTTATTTTGCAACTCTTGCAGTGATTGCAAGTACAGTTGAAAAAATTGCAACTGAATTAAGACACTTATCAAGAACTGAAGTTTCTGAAGTTAGTGAATTTTTTGATATTAATCAAAAAGGTAGCTCTGCAATGCCACATAAGAAAAATCCTATTAGTTTAGAAAATATCTGTGGGCTTTCTAGAATGATTAAAGCATATAGTAATGTTGCATTAGAAAATAATGACCTTTGACATGAGCGTGATATTTCTCATTCTTCAAATGAAAGAATTATGTTTTTAGATGCTACAACACTTACTTATTATGTAATTGAAAGATTAACTAAAGTAATTGCAAATCTTAATGTATATGTAAAAAATATTCAAAAGAATTTGAAACTAACTAATGGTTTAATTTACTCTCAAGCATTGTTATTAAAGTTATTGGAAAATGAAAATCTTTCTAGAGAATTTGTATATGATGAAATTCAAAAAATAGCATTGTTGTGTTTTAACAATAATTTAGATTTTAAAAGTGAAATTTTAAAATCTAAATTGGCTGATGGATTAACTGAAAAAGATATTAATTTTATTTTTGATGAAAAACATCATTTAAAATATATCAATGATATTTATAAAAGGATTTTTAGATAA
- a CDS encoding adenylosuccinate synthase, with product MNENLLMIIGSQFGDEGKGKFVDLLSNQFDYIVRYQGGDNAGHTIVFDNKTFKLRLIPSGIFNPRNRVVIANGVVLNPITLLEEVKYLKSNGVSTDNLYVSDKCHVIFNFHIEMDKMLEELKGSKKIGTTNKGIGPCYTDKVSRVGIRVCDLFDFNVLLAKIQDNLQIKNVLFSRYGKQIFNPYTIAKQYYELGQQIKPFVINTVALLNYAYERNNKILFEGAQGIMLDIDYGTYPYVTSSNVIGLVSSGTGLAINKIKRILGVVKAYSTRVGSGPFVSEIEEENLAHYIREKGHEYGTVTKRPRRIGWLDLFLLKYVVTVSGISEIAITLIDVLSKVQKIKVCIGYKRNDKQLNYMPSSIEELQKCEPIYEILDGWSEDVSRIKSYDDLPLNLKRYISYIENFLKVRVRFVSVGPDRNQTIIKDN from the coding sequence ATGAATGAAAATTTATTGATGATTATTGGCTCTCAATTTGGTGATGAAGGTAAAGGAAAATTTGTTGACCTTTTATCCAATCAATTTGACTATATAGTGAGATATCAAGGTGGGGACAATGCTGGTCATACAATTGTTTTTGACAACAAAACTTTTAAATTAAGATTAATTCCTTCTGGAATTTTTAACCCTAGAAACAGAGTAGTTATTGCTAATGGTGTAGTTTTAAACCCAATTACATTATTAGAAGAAGTTAAGTATTTAAAATCAAATGGAGTAAGTACTGACAACTTATATGTTTCAGATAAATGTCATGTTATTTTTAATTTCCATATTGAAATGGATAAAATGCTTGAAGAACTAAAAGGATCAAAAAAAATAGGGACAACTAATAAAGGGATTGGACCTTGTTATACTGACAAAGTTTCAAGAGTTGGGATTAGAGTTTGTGATTTATTTGATTTCAATGTTTTATTAGCTAAGATTCAAGATAACTTACAAATTAAAAATGTTTTATTTAGTAGATATGGAAAACAAATTTTTAATCCATATACAATTGCTAAACAATACTATGAATTAGGACAACAAATTAAACCTTTTGTAATTAACACAGTTGCTTTATTAAACTATGCTTATGAAAGAAATAATAAAATTTTATTTGAAGGTGCTCAAGGAATAATGCTTGATATTGATTATGGTACTTATCCATATGTAACTTCTAGTAATGTAATTGGTTTAGTATCTTCTGGAACTGGATTAGCAATTAATAAAATTAAAAGAATTTTAGGAGTTGTTAAAGCTTATTCTACACGTGTAGGAAGTGGTCCATTTGTTAGTGAAATTGAAGAGGAAAATTTAGCACATTATATTCGTGAAAAAGGTCATGAATATGGAACAGTTACTAAAAGACCTAGAAGAATAGGTTGATTAGATTTATTCTTATTAAAATATGTTGTAACAGTTAGTGGAATTAGTGAAATTGCTATTACATTAATTGATGTTTTATCAAAGGTACAAAAAATAAAAGTTTGTATAGGATACAAAAGAAATGATAAACAACTAAACTACATGCCATCATCTATTGAAGAGTTACAAAAATGTGAACCAATTTATGAAATATTAGATGGATGAAGTGAAGATGTAAGTCGTATCAAAAGTTATGATGATTTACCCTTAAATTTAAAAAGATATATAAGCTATATTGAAAACTTTTTAAAAGTAAGAGTTAGATTTGTTTCAGTTGGTCCAGATCGTAATCAAACAATAATAAAAGATAATTAA
- a CDS encoding DHH family phosphoesterase: MMDITEIIIKKIEEYENISLFFHERPDFDALGSCFAVREFINDNFKNKNVKIIGLDTLSELYGSSLFKFDAEQNASSNEFISSSLGIISDTANTARVYSRKNTLCKETIRVDHHPQIETFADYEWIDPMIPATCEMWGSLFLESKLKLSAQCAKYLYAGILTDTGRFLHSNTLPSTYEVTSKLISTGFRRSEVHDSIYLREPYQIEFTNYLMKRMHIENGVAYFVIPKGAHKKFNIYPQFSMVHLLSDIKGVYIWTTVYFDEQTLSWKGSMRSRDIQINHIASEFNGGGHKFAAGYTLENEKDFYKVVERLQSYLAELQNQEG; the protein is encoded by the coding sequence ATGATGGATATAACAGAAATTATTATTAAAAAAATTGAAGAGTATGAAAACATTTCATTATTTTTTCATGAGAGACCTGACTTTGATGCATTAGGGTCATGTTTTGCTGTGAGAGAATTTATAAATGATAACTTTAAAAATAAGAATGTGAAAATTATTGGTTTAGATACATTATCTGAACTTTATGGTTCTTCTCTTTTTAAATTTGATGCTGAACAAAATGCTTCATCAAATGAATTCATTTCTTCATCACTTGGTATTATTTCAGATACTGCTAATACAGCAAGAGTATATTCTAGAAAAAATACATTATGTAAAGAAACAATAAGAGTAGATCACCATCCTCAAATTGAAACTTTTGCAGACTATGAATGAATTGATCCTATGATCCCAGCAACTTGTGAAATGTGAGGTTCTTTATTTTTGGAATCTAAATTAAAATTAAGTGCTCAATGTGCAAAATATTTGTATGCTGGAATATTAACTGATACTGGAAGATTCTTACATAGTAATACTTTACCTTCAACTTATGAAGTAACAAGTAAATTAATTTCTACTGGTTTTAGAAGAAGTGAAGTACATGATTCAATTTATTTAAGAGAACCATATCAAATTGAATTTACAAATTACTTAATGAAAAGAATGCATATTGAAAATGGAGTAGCATATTTTGTTATTCCTAAAGGTGCTCATAAGAAATTTAATATTTATCCACAATTTTCAATGGTTCATTTACTATCAGATATTAAAGGTGTTTATATTTGAACTACAGTTTATTTTGATGAACAAACTTTAAGTTGAAAAGGTTCTATGAGAAGTAGAGATATTCAAATTAATCACATTGCTAGTGAATTTAATGGTGGTGGTCATAAATTTGCAGCTGGATATACTTTAGAAAATGAAAAAGACTTTTATAAGGTAGTTGAAAGACTACAATCATATTTGGCAGAATTGCAAAATCAAGAAGGTTAG